In Spirochaeta lutea, a genomic segment contains:
- the nrdR gene encoding transcriptional regulator NrdR, with product MKCPHCNSQDDKVIESRSLNDGTSIRRRRECLSCGYRFTSYERIEEKQLMVIKSAGRREPFSREKLERGLRRAVEKRNFSQLQIESIVNDIEDRAIIVAKASHEIPTAEIGDMVLETLAKLDSVAYIRFASVYRNFENIEGFIQEISQLKE from the coding sequence ATGAAATGTCCCCATTGCAATAGTCAGGACGACAAGGTTATTGAATCCCGTAGCCTCAACGATGGAACGAGTATACGTCGCCGCCGGGAATGCCTCAGTTGCGGATACCGGTTTACCAGTTATGAACGAATTGAAGAAAAGCAGCTCATGGTTATTAAGTCCGCAGGACGTAGAGAACCCTTCAGCCGTGAAAAACTAGAACGAGGTCTACGCAGGGCGGTAGAAAAACGAAATTTTAGTCAGCTCCAGATTGAATCCATCGTCAATGATATTGAAGACAGGGCTATAATTGTGGCGAAAGCCAGCCATGAAATCCCCACGGCAGAGATTGGTGATATGGTCCTGGAAACCCTTGCAAAATTAGACAGTGTAGCCTACATCCGTTTCGCATCGGTTTACCGTAATTTTGAAAATATTGAAGGATTCATCCAAGAAATCAGCCAGCTCAAGGAATAG